A part of Cryptococcus decagattii chromosome 2, complete sequence genomic DNA contains:
- a CDS encoding elongation factor Ts, mitochondrial: MAFFSAAPRALGLPHRLPLRASIPPLRSLATPAAAPQKVPVSLIAALRKQHPVPLAQAREALERTNLDLAAALDYLRTSASASASAEKKAAKVSGRDTNEGLIAISLLGGKRVGMIHLACETDFVARNQVFLDTARGAAETTAFLDVPGDHETPQITSSSYLSDPILDFPIESLLSAPLISLPAAGTTDGSLSPLPTSEPTTVKQSLLSSLAQTGENLKLLRAVSFAAPFPSSPDVRFVPGGYAHGGLTDKEGKVGGIVVLSVTSADGEKPIASIIHGPGGDALEKSTESLARTVARQVVGFPTKVIDRGDRAVEDEEVLMEQPFMMFNGDSRSVRDVLAEWGKERGVVLKVIGMRRWAVGDEIEITEKETEA, encoded by the coding sequence ATGGCCTTTTTTTCCGCCGCCCCTCGTGCACTCGGGCTGCCCCACCGGCTGCCTCTCCGGGCCTCAATTCCGCCCCTCCGTTCTCTCGCAACTCCGGCCGCGGCGCCCCAAAAGGTGCCCGTCTCTCTGATCGCCGCACTCCGAAAGCAGCACCCGGTCCCCCTCGCCCAGGCCCGCGAGGCCCTCGAGCGCACCAACCTCGATCTTGCCGCCGCGCTAGACTATCTCCGCACCTCCGCCTCCGCCTCCGCCTCggcggagaagaaggcagcAAAGGTCTCCGGCAGAGACACGAATGAGGGGCTCATCgccatctccctcctcgGCGGCAAGAGAGTAGGCATGATCCATCTTGCCTGCGAAACGGACTTTGTGGCCAGAAATCAAGTCTTTTTAGACACCGCAAGGGGCGCCGCGGAGACCACCGCCTTCCTCGACGTCCCCGGCGACCACGAGACGCCGCAGatcacctcttcctcctacCTCTCCGACCCCATCCTCGACTTCCCTATAGAATCCCTCTTGTCCGCACccctcatctctcttccgGCCGCCGGCACCACAGACGgctctctttcccctctCCCCACCTCTGAACCTACCACCGTCAAGCAGAGCTTGCTTTCTTCCCTTGCGCAAACAGGCGAAAACCTCAAGCTCCTCAGAGCAGTCTCCTTTGCCGCCCCCTTCCCTTCCAGCCCCGACGTCAGATTCGTCCCAGGCGGCTACGCCCATGGCGGCCTCACAGATAAAGAAGGCAAGGTTGGTGGTATCGTCGTCCTTTCCGTGACCAGTGCCGACGGTGAAAAACCGATTGCTTCCATCATCCACGGCCCCGGAGGCGATGCCCTCGAAAAGTCCACCGAATCCTTGGCACGAACAGTCGCCAGGCAAGTCGTCGGTTTCCCAACAAAGGTCATTGACAGAGGCGATAGGGCGGtagaggacgaagaagttTTGATGGAACAGCCCTTCATGATGTTCAATGGAGATTCCAGAAGTGTGAGAGATGTTTTGGCAGAGTGGGGCAAGGAACGGGGCGTCGTGCTCAAGGTCATTGGTATGAGAAGATGGGCAGTCGGAGACGAGATCGAGATTACGGAAAAGGAGACGGAGGCTTAG